A single Anopheles maculipalpis chromosome 3RL, idAnoMacuDA_375_x, whole genome shotgun sequence DNA region contains:
- the LOC126562409 gene encoding LOW QUALITY PROTEIN: uncharacterized protein LOC126562409 (The sequence of the model RefSeq protein was modified relative to this genomic sequence to represent the inferred CDS: deleted 1 base in 1 codon; substituted 1 base at 1 genomic stop codon), with protein MCTQPSNRVGQHDSKFAASSRNTKTVATFGTLRNNITSTIASNRLSVQRXSAATNTVKQVNSLSARSLEIESVSMIDDEMQVIDTIDQSYWNGKFVPPPPRPPFLEESIAPDGLTTCDLCSWAWQDKGTLSLDGAIKEIFSSSDTKEFNWTFALIVVSLTSAFLGAIIMIVFLRCKRIRTNQHGLRSLCFDSSSTKDTSGLNFDNQTSKNSTNGSCSPRSTNSGLWTWFSSRKNLSTPDQLVNSHTLPVENHYTHMDDNNYNPVQIDEASYAEVGNEIGPSETTSYKSGSVQHGTDNDILIMNCPLPAIPTGSHSAGGGASGSGSAYYSGLLNNANMAGGEDEDERPYEIVDLKEMSSPHKNHNVQSHFLNETNNLLTIEKHSETLPEGTISASDYV; from the exons ATGTGCACACAACCTAGCAATCGTGTTGGGCAACATGATTCCAAGTTTGCAGCCAGTAGCAGGAACACCAAAACAGTTGCTACCTTTGGTACTTTAAGAAACAACATTACCTCTACGATTGCCAGCAATCGATTGAGTGTTCAACGATAATCTGCTGCT ACAAATACAGTGAAACAAGTAAATTCTCTAAGCGCCCGAAGCTTAGAAATTGAAAGTGTTTCGATGATCGACGACGAAATGCAAGTGATCGACACGATCGATCAGAGCTACTGGAATGGAAAGTTTGTCCCGCCTCCACCGAGACCGCCGTTTCTAGAGGAGTCGATTGCACCGGACGGTCTAACCACCTGTGATCTCTGCTCATGGGCCTGGCAGGACAAGGGTACACTATCTCTCGACGGAGCAATTA agGAAATTTTCTCGTCTTCAGACACGAAGGAATTTAATTGGACTTTCGCGCTGATAGTAGTCTCGCTAACATCGGCTTTCCTCGGTGCCATAATAATGATAGTATTTCTTAGATGTAAACG GATTCGAACCAATCAGCATGGACTGCGTTCGTTGTGTTTCGATTCCAGCAGTACAAAGGATACCAGCGGATTGAACTTTGATAACCaaacatcgaaaaactcgACCAATGGGTCATGCAGCCCTCGTAGTACAAATTCCGGCCTGTGGACATGGTTCAGCAGCCGCAAGAATCTATCAACGCCGGACCAGCTAGTAAACTCCCATACCCTGCCGGTGGAGAATCACTACACGCACATGGACGACAATAACTACAATCCGGTGCAAATCGATGAGGCATCTTATGCGGAAGTGGGAAACGAAATCGGTCCCTCAGAAACTACCTCCTACAAATCAGGCTCCGTACAACAT GGTACAGACAACGACATTCTAATCATGAACTGCCCGTTACCAGCAATACCAACAGGGTCGCATAGTGCTGGTGGTGGAGCTAGCGGATCCGGCAGTGCGTACTATTCCGGCCTGCTAAACAATGCTAATATGGCCGGCGGTGAGGACGAAGACGAACGGCCGTATGAGATTGTCGATTTAAAGGAGATGTCATCCCCTCACAAAAATCATAACGTCCAAAGCCATTTCTTGAACGAGACCAACAATTTGCTCACGATTGAAAAACATTCAGAGACGCTTCCGGAAGGGACGATAAGCGCATCAGACTATGTTTGA